A DNA window from Chthonomonas sp. contains the following coding sequences:
- a CDS encoding DUF1800 domain-containing protein codes for MTETQKVAHLLRRFGFGASEQEMEYYGKDGLAGAIEKLLNFEGVEELDIDPTTLDKNGVANMRHVQTAWFLRMITTRRPLEEKVALFWHHHFATSGQKVTQAPMMHQQVQTLRAKGFGRFEHLLLALAQDPAMIFWLDNQENLKGKPNENFAREVMELFTLGVGHYTEKDVQEAARAFTGWRFRRVKGQRLYEFYLDQRQHDNDLKTVLGQTSKLSGDDICAILASMPQTSRHVARKMWEWFGYDNPDDGLIDRMAAAYRKGKMETKAILRAMMEAPEFYSEQSQRGLVKNPVDFVIAPLRQIGLGEVVRTALADTQDRRIAQLATFARVSTKGMGMDLLFPPDVNGWDPSAAGWISSATMIERIKFGANLFLGRNFAGSNPGVLAVGDVTTTKELAKRMNEILDARIPEVKLINVEKAADTVLAGKPLNSKTAPPVAAAAARLIFGAPDYQFN; via the coding sequence ATGACAGAAACTCAGAAGGTCGCCCATCTGCTGCGGCGGTTTGGCTTTGGCGCGAGCGAGCAGGAGATGGAGTACTACGGCAAGGATGGCCTGGCTGGCGCGATTGAGAAGCTGCTCAACTTTGAGGGCGTCGAGGAGCTTGACATCGACCCGACCACCCTCGACAAGAACGGCGTCGCGAACATGCGGCACGTCCAAACCGCGTGGTTTCTGCGGATGATCACCACCCGCCGCCCGCTAGAAGAAAAGGTCGCTTTGTTCTGGCATCACCACTTCGCCACGAGCGGCCAAAAGGTGACGCAAGCACCCATGATGCACCAGCAAGTGCAAACCTTGCGCGCAAAGGGTTTCGGCCGATTCGAGCATCTGCTGCTCGCGCTTGCGCAAGACCCGGCCATGATTTTTTGGCTTGACAACCAGGAGAATCTCAAGGGCAAACCGAACGAGAATTTCGCCCGCGAGGTCATGGAATTGTTCACTCTCGGCGTGGGGCATTACACGGAAAAGGATGTGCAAGAAGCCGCCCGCGCCTTCACCGGATGGCGCTTCCGAAGGGTCAAAGGCCAACGCCTGTACGAGTTTTATCTGGATCAGCGCCAGCACGATAACGACCTCAAAACCGTGCTGGGGCAAACCTCCAAGCTCAGCGGGGATGACATTTGCGCGATCCTTGCTTCGATGCCCCAAACGTCGCGTCACGTTGCGCGCAAGATGTGGGAGTGGTTTGGCTACGACAACCCCGACGACGGCTTGATTGATCGCATGGCCGCCGCCTATCGCAAAGGGAAAATGGAGACCAAGGCGATATTGCGCGCGATGATGGAAGCGCCCGAGTTCTACAGCGAGCAATCGCAGCGTGGGTTGGTCAAAAATCCTGTGGACTTCGTCATCGCGCCGCTGCGACAAATTGGCCTCGGCGAGGTGGTTCGCACCGCGCTGGCGGACACTCAGGATCGACGGATTGCGCAGCTTGCGACCTTCGCCCGGGTCTCGACCAAGGGCATGGGCATGGACCTCCTCTTTCCGCCCGACGTGAACGGGTGGGACCCGAGCGCAGCGGGATGGATCAGTAGCGCCACGATGATCGAGCGGATCAAGTTCGGTGCGAATCTGTTTCTCGGTCGAAACTTCGCGGGCTCAAACCCAGGGGTGCTTGCGGTGGGCGATGTCACCACCACGAAGGAACTCGCCAAGCGCATGAACGAAATTCTCGACGCCCGCATTCCCGAAGTCAAACTGATCAACGTGGAGAAGGCCGCCGACACGGTGCTGGCGGGCAAACCGCTGAACAGCAAGACTGCTCCTCCAGTCGCGGCGGCTGCCGCGCGGCTTATCTTCGGCGCGCCCGATTACCAGTTCAATTAG
- the sufB gene encoding Fe-S cluster assembly protein SufB, giving the protein MNNETATTLEEKSEHDVLLESWAEREYKEGFVTEIEADEFEPGLSEDIVRRLSAKKQEPEWMLEWRLKAYRHLQTMTEPDWPNVTYDKPDLQDIIYYSAPKKLPSLSSLDEADPELLRTFEKLGIPIAEQEILLNVQGKAELAPAEAKGQKIAVDAVFDSVSVATTFKEELKKHGIIFCSISEAIREHPELIQKYLGSVVPYSDNYYATLNSAVFSDGSFVYIPKGVRCPMELSTYFRINAAKTGQFERTLIVAEEGAYVSYLEGCTAPMRDENQLHAAVVELVAEAGSTIKYSTVQNWYPGDKDGKGGIFNFVTKRGIAQRDAKITWTQVETGSAITWKYPSVILKGDNSIGEFYSVALTANKQQADTGTKMIHIGKNTRSTVVSKGISAGNGQNTYRGLVRVNPGADNARNYSQCDSMLMGDQCGAHTFPYIEVKNPTAQVEHEASTSKVGEDQIFYFRQRGIPMEEAVNMIVSGFCKDVFRELPMEFAVEAQKLLGVSLESSVG; this is encoded by the coding sequence ATGAATAACGAAACTGCGACGACGCTCGAAGAAAAGAGCGAGCACGACGTTCTGCTGGAATCCTGGGCGGAACGTGAGTACAAGGAAGGGTTTGTTACCGAGATTGAGGCCGATGAGTTTGAGCCCGGTCTTAGCGAAGACATTGTTCGCCGCCTGAGCGCCAAGAAACAAGAACCGGAATGGATGCTCGAATGGCGACTGAAGGCCTACCGACATCTGCAAACGATGACCGAGCCCGACTGGCCCAACGTCACCTACGACAAGCCGGACCTGCAGGACATCATTTACTACTCGGCGCCCAAGAAACTGCCGAGCCTCAGCAGCCTCGACGAGGCGGATCCTGAGCTTCTGCGCACGTTCGAAAAGCTGGGCATCCCCATTGCTGAGCAAGAGATTTTGCTTAACGTGCAGGGCAAGGCCGAGCTCGCGCCCGCCGAGGCCAAGGGCCAAAAGATCGCCGTGGACGCGGTGTTCGATTCGGTGAGCGTGGCAACCACGTTCAAGGAAGAACTCAAGAAGCACGGCATCATTTTCTGTAGCATCAGCGAAGCCATTCGCGAGCACCCGGAACTGATCCAAAAATATCTGGGCTCGGTGGTTCCGTACAGCGACAACTACTACGCGACGCTCAACAGCGCGGTGTTTTCCGACGGCTCGTTTGTTTACATCCCCAAGGGCGTGCGATGCCCGATGGAGCTTTCCACGTATTTCCGCATCAACGCGGCCAAAACCGGTCAGTTTGAGCGCACGCTCATCGTGGCCGAAGAGGGTGCGTATGTCAGTTATTTGGAAGGATGCACGGCGCCCATGCGCGACGAGAATCAGCTTCACGCCGCGGTGGTGGAGCTCGTTGCCGAAGCCGGCTCGACGATCAAGTACAGCACGGTGCAGAACTGGTACCCCGGCGACAAGGATGGCAAGGGCGGGATTTTCAACTTCGTTACGAAGCGCGGCATCGCTCAGCGCGACGCCAAGATTACGTGGACGCAAGTAGAAACTGGTTCGGCGATTACCTGGAAGTACCCGAGCGTCATCCTAAAGGGCGACAACTCGATCGGGGAGTTCTATTCGGTGGCGCTGACGGCCAACAAGCAGCAGGCCGACACCGGCACGAAGATGATTCACATCGGCAAGAACACGCGTTCGACGGTCGTGAGCAAGGGCATTTCGGCGGGCAACGGTCAGAACACGTATCGCGGTTTGGTGCGCGTGAATCCGGGTGCAGACAACGCCCGCAACTATTCGCAGTGCGACTCGATGCTCATGGGCGACCAGTGCGGCGCGCACACGTTCCCGTACATCGAGGTGAAAAACCCTACCGCGCAAGTGGAGCACGAGGCCTCGACTTCCAAGGTCGGCGAAGATCAAATCTTTTACTTCCGTCAGCGGGGCATTCCGATGGAGGAAGCGGTGAACATGATCGTCAGCGGGTTCTGCAAGGACGTGTTCCGCGAGCTTCCGATGGAGTTTGCGGTGGAAGCGCAGAAGCTGCTCGGCGTGAGCTTGGAAAGTTCGGTCGGCTAA
- the fliS gene encoding flagellar export chaperone FliS, giving the protein MGASPLQLVVMLYDGAIKFVKQGQTAMEEGRLFEQNEALQRAQRIVVELLSSLDMHRGGEVAKNLFGLYTFCYNELIAANVEDQPKKLDAVVKVLTDLRESWTQLEQQQRGAIDTGGSSDLSAAA; this is encoded by the coding sequence TTGGGGGCCTCGCCCCTGCAGTTGGTGGTGATGCTCTACGACGGAGCAATCAAGTTCGTCAAACAGGGCCAAACCGCGATGGAAGAAGGCCGTCTGTTTGAGCAGAACGAAGCCTTGCAACGCGCGCAGCGCATCGTGGTGGAACTCCTCAGCTCGCTCGATATGCACCGGGGCGGCGAAGTCGCCAAGAACCTGTTTGGCCTCTACACCTTTTGCTACAACGAACTCATTGCGGCGAACGTGGAAGACCAGCCCAAGAAGTTGGATGCCGTCGTAAAGGTGCTCACCGATCTTCGCGAAAGCTGGACCCAGCTGGAACAACAGCAGCGCGGCGCAATTGACACCGGAGGAAGCAGTGATCTTTCCGCAGCCGCCTGA
- a CDS encoding histidinol-phosphate transaminase: protein MLPIRPHLSAMRPYSPGKPIEEVQREFGLTRVIKLASNENPLGPSPLAIAAVEQAAREMHIYPDASSYRLVQAIAERYAVPADQVLFGNGSDELIHYLGLIFLNGPEDEMIVGDPSFVRYDASAQVVGAKLVKVPLDADLRHDLTAMAAAVTERTRMIWIANPNNPTGTIVTRAEIDTLLANTPAHVVVVLDEAYAEYAADEPDYATSLDYLATERVVGLRTFSKAYGLAGIRVGFGFAPPAVVDAFQRVREPFNVNSLAQAAAIAALGDREHLAAGVKMNRESAAALMEAFRAVGAKPVASFANFVCADMGQPGEPIFRELLKRGVIVRSGHVLGLPNYLRVSCGTLAEVQEFASALREVMSLATA, encoded by the coding sequence ATGTTGCCGATTCGCCCTCACCTCTCCGCGATGCGCCCCTACTCGCCTGGGAAACCGATTGAGGAAGTCCAGCGCGAGTTTGGCTTGACGCGCGTGATCAAGTTGGCGAGCAACGAAAATCCGCTTGGGCCGTCGCCGCTGGCCATCGCCGCGGTGGAGCAGGCGGCTCGGGAAATGCACATCTACCCCGACGCCTCGTCGTATCGGCTGGTGCAGGCCATCGCCGAGCGTTACGCTGTGCCCGCCGACCAAGTGCTGTTTGGCAACGGCAGCGACGAGCTCATTCACTACCTCGGCCTGATCTTTTTGAACGGTCCGGAAGATGAGATGATCGTGGGCGATCCCTCGTTTGTGCGCTACGATGCCTCGGCGCAGGTGGTCGGCGCGAAGCTGGTCAAGGTTCCGCTTGATGCCGATTTGCGGCACGATCTTACGGCCATGGCGGCCGCGGTCACCGAGCGCACGCGCATGATCTGGATCGCCAACCCCAACAATCCGACCGGCACCATCGTGACGCGGGCCGAGATTGACACGTTGCTGGCCAACACGCCCGCGCACGTCGTGGTGGTGCTCGACGAAGCCTACGCCGAGTATGCCGCCGACGAGCCGGACTACGCGACGAGCCTGGACTACTTGGCGACCGAGCGCGTCGTCGGCTTGCGGACCTTTAGCAAGGCGTACGGCCTGGCCGGAATCCGGGTGGGGTTTGGCTTTGCGCCGCCCGCCGTGGTGGACGCCTTCCAGCGGGTTCGCGAGCCGTTCAACGTGAACTCGTTGGCCCAGGCCGCGGCCATCGCCGCCCTTGGCGACCGTGAGCACTTAGCCGCGGGCGTCAAAATGAACCGCGAATCCGCCGCCGCCCTAATGGAGGCCTTTCGCGCGGTGGGCGCGAAGCCGGTGGCGAGTTTCGCCAACTTCGTTTGTGCCGACATGGGTCAGCCGGGTGAGCCGATTTTCCGCGAGCTGCTTAAGCGCGGCGTGATCGTGCGCTCAGGGCACGTACTCGGCTTGCCGAATTACTTGCGCGTGAGTTGCGGCACGCTGGCCGAGGTGCAAGAATTCGCCTCGGCCCTGCGCGAAGTGATGAGTCTGGCGACGGCTTAG
- a CDS encoding trypsin-like peptidase domain-containing protein: MKPALWIGLGVCAGVVATGSFLTGTGFRPAFAQRVPQTSVVRNEPSGSPMALLRQMDQAFADVSESVAPSVVHIKVGGQANAPTTVGQPDPTLRGQGSGFIFRADGWIITNDHVVEGAKEVTVVFNDGREMKGTVRSSGDSRNDIALVKVEAKELPAAKLADSGTIRVGEFALAFGAPFGLENSVTVGHISALGRTSLAGGGASRTVRSYAGMIQTDAPINPGNSGGPLVNIYGEVIGVNTSIYNSGGGGLTEPGNVGIGFAIPSNQVRLIADRLISKGKLERGFLGVVPGDLTPYEKSQRKIEQGAVLRDVQEGTPAYAGGLRKGDVVTEIQGVPVRGQQDLLNAMLDLAPGNKAEVKYVRNATEQSTKVTIGSSPIAQAEPQQSSPLLPQFPRLWGQEDNQDDPNQLFPNQGEKAPAPNKATIGSPAKIGVMVKVLDDADRKNFNIPAGKKGALITSVSARSVAEQFGLKPGDLIVKLNGQDVATPDDVTRAMQGKKVGDEGSMAIENYEDGLISRSFTFTF, encoded by the coding sequence ATGAAACCCGCCCTCTGGATCGGCCTCGGCGTGTGCGCCGGCGTCGTCGCCACGGGCTCGTTCCTCACTGGCACCGGCTTCCGCCCGGCATTCGCCCAGCGCGTTCCGCAAACCTCGGTCGTTCGGAATGAGCCGAGCGGCTCGCCCATGGCCCTGCTTCGCCAAATGGACCAGGCGTTCGCCGACGTGAGCGAATCGGTCGCCCCGAGCGTCGTGCACATTAAGGTGGGCGGCCAAGCGAATGCCCCGACCACGGTCGGTCAACCCGACCCCACGCTGCGCGGTCAGGGGAGCGGCTTTATCTTCCGCGCGGACGGCTGGATTATCACCAACGACCACGTGGTGGAAGGCGCCAAGGAAGTGACCGTCGTGTTCAACGATGGCCGCGAGATGAAAGGCACGGTTCGCTCCTCGGGCGACTCGCGCAATGACATCGCGCTGGTGAAGGTGGAAGCGAAGGAACTTCCCGCCGCCAAACTTGCCGACAGCGGCACGATCCGCGTGGGCGAGTTTGCGCTTGCCTTTGGCGCGCCGTTTGGTCTCGAGAACTCCGTGACCGTCGGCCACATTTCCGCGCTCGGACGGACCAGTCTGGCGGGTGGCGGAGCCTCCCGCACCGTGCGATCGTACGCCGGGATGATCCAAACCGACGCGCCGATTAACCCGGGCAACTCGGGCGGCCCGCTCGTGAACATTTACGGCGAGGTCATCGGCGTCAACACGAGCATCTACAACTCGGGCGGCGGCGGTCTCACCGAGCCGGGCAACGTCGGCATCGGCTTTGCCATTCCGAGCAACCAGGTTCGCCTGATCGCCGATCGTTTGATTAGCAAGGGCAAGCTGGAGCGCGGGTTCCTCGGCGTGGTGCCGGGCGACCTGACCCCGTACGAAAAATCGCAACGCAAGATTGAGCAAGGCGCTGTGCTGCGCGACGTGCAGGAAGGCACACCCGCTTACGCCGGTGGCCTGCGCAAAGGCGACGTGGTGACCGAGATTCAGGGCGTACCCGTGCGCGGTCAACAGGACCTGCTCAACGCCATGCTCGACCTCGCGCCGGGCAACAAGGCCGAAGTGAAGTACGTCCGCAACGCGACCGAGCAAAGCACTAAGGTGACGATTGGCTCCTCGCCGATTGCTCAAGCCGAACCGCAACAATCCAGCCCGCTGCTGCCGCAATTCCCGCGGCTGTGGGGGCAGGAAGACAACCAGGACGACCCGAATCAACTGTTCCCGAATCAGGGCGAAAAGGCTCCCGCGCCGAACAAGGCAACCATCGGTAGCCCGGCCAAAATCGGCGTGATGGTGAAGGTGCTCGACGACGCCGATCGCAAGAACTTCAACATCCCAGCCGGCAAAAAGGGTGCGCTCATCACGAGCGTGTCGGCTCGATCGGTGGCCGAGCAGTTTGGCCTGAAGCCTGGGGACCTCATCGTCAAGCTCAACGGCCAGGATGTCGCTACGCCCGACGACGTGACGCGCGCCATGCAAGGCAAAAAGGTGGGCGACGAAGGCTCAATGGCGATTGAGAATTACGAAGACGGCCTGATTAGCCGCTCGTTTACGTTCACGTTCTAA
- a CDS encoding transcriptional repressor translates to MDAKEFENRAIEAFRTANLRVTMPRIEVVRVLATSERSLNAQAIFERIKERGNRIDLVSVYRTLQVLNEIGLIHHLGMVDGYSACKLDCSHSHDMQHFVCGTCGKVTEFEIPNCARNDLAVQVKEDGFVLSEMRIELSGQCAQCVRAH, encoded by the coding sequence ATGGACGCGAAAGAGTTCGAAAATCGGGCGATTGAGGCTTTTCGTACCGCAAATTTACGGGTAACGATGCCGCGCATCGAAGTCGTCCGCGTCCTCGCCACCAGCGAGCGATCGCTCAATGCGCAAGCCATCTTCGAGCGGATCAAAGAGCGCGGCAATCGCATCGATCTGGTGAGCGTTTACCGCACGCTCCAGGTGCTCAACGAGATCGGGCTGATTCACCACTTGGGAATGGTGGATGGCTATAGCGCGTGCAAGCTCGATTGCTCACACAGCCACGACATGCAGCATTTTGTGTGCGGCACGTGCGGCAAGGTCACCGAGTTTGAGATTCCCAACTGCGCCCGCAACGATCTGGCGGTGCAGGTCAAGGAGGACGGCTTCGTCCTCAGCGAAATGCGCATCGAACTCAGCGGTCAGTGCGCGCAGTGTGTCCGCGCGCACTGA
- a CDS encoding proline--tRNA ligase produces the protein MLSVSSKDGITPRSQSFPDWYNDLVLKGGLADYAPVRGCMVIKPHGYAIWELMQRGLDDMFKATGHQNACFPLMIPKSFLSKEAQHVEGFAKECAIVTHYRLKNDPNGGGVVVDPDAKLEEELILRPTSETVIWDAYRSWIESYRDLPILVNQWANVIRWERRTRLFLRTTEFLWQEGHTAHATYDEAEEETRRMLEVYRVFAEDYMAVPVLTGIKTENEKFAGAHHTYCIEALVQDGRAIQAGTSHHLAQNFAKAFDVQFTTNEGKLEHVYATSWGVSTRLIGTMIMAHSDDSGLVAPPRLAPVQVAIVPMGRDEETRRRTYAAADDLAVALRKILWSGPELTTPQFDVPELTVPLPTPIRAKVDKREKESPGFKFNDWELKGACVRVEIGPRDLEAGTCVLARRDTREKTTVNLADAAGIIAEQLTHMQSDMLRAAREWREGQVQRVNTKAEFEAAFAGDGGVGFVVAHWDGTGETENEISEALRATIRCIPFVPLDGSDGEPGECVWTGRPSAQRVVFARAY, from the coding sequence ATACTCTCCGTGAGTAGCAAAGACGGCATCACGCCCCGCAGCCAGAGTTTCCCCGACTGGTACAACGACCTCGTCCTTAAGGGCGGGCTCGCCGACTACGCGCCAGTTCGCGGTTGCATGGTGATCAAGCCGCACGGCTACGCCATTTGGGAGTTAATGCAGCGCGGCCTGGACGACATGTTCAAGGCGACCGGGCACCAAAATGCCTGCTTCCCGCTCATGATCCCAAAGTCGTTTCTGAGTAAAGAGGCGCAGCACGTCGAGGGCTTCGCCAAGGAATGCGCCATCGTCACTCACTACCGCCTGAAAAATGATCCGAACGGCGGAGGCGTGGTCGTGGATCCGGACGCCAAGCTCGAAGAGGAACTGATCCTACGGCCGACTTCGGAAACCGTCATTTGGGACGCGTACCGAAGCTGGATCGAGAGCTATCGCGACCTGCCGATTTTGGTCAACCAATGGGCCAACGTCATCCGCTGGGAGCGGCGCACGCGCCTGTTCCTGCGCACCACCGAGTTTCTGTGGCAAGAGGGTCACACCGCCCACGCCACGTACGACGAGGCCGAGGAGGAAACGCGCCGCATGCTCGAGGTCTACCGGGTGTTCGCCGAGGACTACATGGCCGTGCCCGTTCTGACCGGCATCAAAACGGAGAACGAGAAGTTCGCGGGCGCCCACCACACCTATTGCATAGAAGCGTTGGTGCAAGATGGGCGCGCGATTCAAGCCGGAACATCCCACCACCTAGCGCAAAACTTTGCCAAGGCGTTCGACGTGCAGTTTACGACCAACGAAGGCAAGTTGGAGCATGTCTACGCGACGAGTTGGGGCGTTTCGACCCGCCTGATCGGGACGATGATCATGGCTCACTCGGACGACAGCGGTCTGGTCGCGCCGCCTCGGCTCGCGCCGGTTCAGGTGGCGATTGTACCCATGGGCCGCGACGAGGAAACCCGTCGCCGCACCTACGCCGCGGCCGACGACCTCGCCGTGGCTCTGCGCAAGATTCTATGGAGCGGTCCTGAGCTGACGACGCCGCAATTCGACGTACCCGAACTCACCGTGCCGCTTCCCACGCCGATCCGTGCGAAGGTGGACAAGCGCGAGAAGGAAAGCCCTGGCTTTAAGTTCAACGATTGGGAGCTCAAGGGCGCGTGTGTCCGCGTCGAGATTGGGCCGCGTGACCTAGAAGCTGGCACCTGTGTCCTGGCCCGCCGCGACACCCGCGAAAAGACGACGGTGAACTTGGCTGACGCCGCCGGAATCATCGCCGAGCAGCTGACTCACATGCAGTCCGACATGCTGCGGGCCGCGCGCGAGTGGCGCGAGGGTCAGGTGCAGCGGGTGAACACGAAGGCCGAGTTTGAAGCCGCGTTCGCCGGCGACGGCGGCGTCGGGTTTGTGGTCGCCCATTGGGATGGCACCGGCGAAACCGAGAACGAGATTAGCGAGGCCCTGCGCGCGACGATCCGGTGCATTCCGTTTGTCCCGCTGGACGGCAGCGATGGCGAACCCGGTGAGTGCGTTTGGACCGGACGGCCCAGCGCTCAGCGTGTGGTGTTTGCCCGGGCGTACTAA